A region of Dioscorea cayenensis subsp. rotundata cultivar TDr96_F1 chromosome 5, TDr96_F1_v2_PseudoChromosome.rev07_lg8_w22 25.fasta, whole genome shotgun sequence DNA encodes the following proteins:
- the LOC120261691 gene encoding 60S ribosomal protein L37-3-like — translation MGKGTGSFGKRRNKTHTLCVRCGRRSFHLQKSRCAACGYPSARIRKYNWSVKAIRRKTTGTGRMRYLRHLPRRFKSNFREGTQAAPRSKAAVAASS, via the exons ATG GGTAAGGGAACGGGGAGCTTCGGCAAGCGGCGCAACAAGACACACACTCTCTGCGTCCGCTGCGGCCGCCGCAGCTTTCATCTCCAGAAGAGCCGCTGCGCCGCCTGTGGTTACCCCTCTGCTCGCATCCGCAAAT ATAATTGGAGCGTGAAGGCGATAAGGAGGAAGACGACTGGCACTGGGAGAATGAGGTATCTCCGCCACCTTCCACGACGGTTCAAGAGTAATTTCCGTGAAG GTACTCAAGCAGCTCCAAGGAGCAAGGCGGCGGTTGCTGCCTCATCTTAA
- the LOC120260819 gene encoding transcription repressor OFP8-like codes for MDNKKNTTTTNTATTALKQSLTRLLRRTTCSTKSDATHRPPISFHRPYYHLNNLPLTFNSLESHTNHSKKKKKKKNKKKVVKKERRLTEVGSFYETGEHEGRRCPPVSPISPSKYYSSYFFCFDNEKNRRKKKKKKKLLSNAYGFTTSSSSDEELGGLFSSEDGEEGREDCSEAFFSSKSFSSDSSEFYQRPLSISSKRITHKRDITSSSSSRRRRANNAFRPLVSMMSYDDHKKKKKKVKPRKFVMDDNEEDEDEEENKGIAVVKKSKDPYGDFRSSMLEMIVERQMFGPRDLQRLLHSYLSLNSDHHHPVILKAFSDIWEALFSN; via the coding sequence ATGGACAACAAGAAGAACACAACCACCACCAACACCGCCACCACTGCACTTAAACAAAGCCTTACACGGCTGCTCCGTCGCACAACATGCTCTACCAAGTCCGACGCCACTCACCGTCCACCTATCTCTTTTCACAGGCCTTATTACCACCTCAACAACCTCCCACTCACTTTCAATTCACTAGAATCACATACAAACCActctaagaagaagaagaagaagaagaataaaaagaaggtGGTTAAGAAGGAGAGAAGACTCACTGAAGTTGGATCTTTCTATGAGACTGGAGAGCATGAAGGGAGGAGGTGCCCTCCAGTCTCTCCTATCTCTCCTTCAAAATACTACTCTTCCTACTTCTTTTGTTTTGACAATGAAAAGAatagaaggaaaaagaagaagaagaagaagttgttaTCCAATGCTTATGGATTTACTACTTCTTCATCAAGCGATGAAGAACTTGGTGGCCTTTTCAGCAGTGAGGatggagaagaaggaagagaggaTTGTTCAGAGGCGTTCTTCTCCTCCAAGAGCTTCTCTTCTGATTCCTCAGAGTTTTACCAACGTCCTTTGTCCATTTCTTCAAAGAGAATCACTCATAAAAGGGATAtcacttcatcttcttcgtcacgTCGTCGCCGCGCAAACAATGCATTTCGTCCTCTTGTTTCAATGATGTCTTATGATGatcacaagaagaagaagaagaaggtgaagcCTAGAAAGTTTGTTATGGATGAcaatgaagaggatgaagatgaggaAGAGAACAAGGGGATTGCTGTAGTAAAGAAGTCAAAGGATCCTTATGGAGATTTCAGGAGCTCAATGTTAGAGATGATAGTTGAAAGGCAAATGTTTGGTCCTAGAGATCTTCAGAGACTCCTCCATTCTTATCTTTCATTGAACTCAGACCACCACCACCCAGTCATTCTCAAAGCATTCTCTGATATCTGGGAAGCTCTTTTCAGCAACTAA